A stretch of the Colias croceus chromosome 13, ilColCroc2.1 genome encodes the following:
- the LOC123696993 gene encoding uncharacterized protein LOC123696993, which yields MDIRNRMLLQQHQQLIVNDLDVRYILDELFSKQAISHKDFDHIYQLNDRADRVRFLIKTILQNGNNSAFDAFVDSLAKDYNWIWKKFALADSKAMIEDSFEDSISRGDVPRLPDHFVRRIAVEEDVANKLKALTRHKILALHGMSGSGKTCVAISVLRNNPELVTDDFNGVVFWRNLGNCKTEDDIIAQQNKLYRKASILCNQSNNSFMNSSISMSSIGSNADSISSTDWTCQELKDRLRAMFSDPALKKALLVLDEVNEKKCLEAFDVGCKILVTTRDTDVISTFHPQIVRIENHFTEEESLSLISSCIDIPESKLPRQAKRLHEICKGSPFHIALIGAELAENKERLVHDTRHWNYYLNKLEKKEYFFLSKQNGNPMKPIEMCINSLKPDILPLFKMLSILPDNAKVSAKVLSKLWNKDISKVESIMKQLRSKSLIIEFYDQEQRNYIYEVHDLIMNYLKTTVTEDEVRRLHRDFLKSYKYDADNAPEEIEDDGYIAFYIGYHLFHTQNLNKLWSLFGKLFLDLKFLGNKVRLTGPADVILDLRKYEDHIVDGELDRELLYSIRLYLSTHGTDLYRSPSTDVVQSILQHESKGILYTKASSVAQQGCDMNEVYFEFLHEQNVEEIKHTTIDAKEIITTVCFLRNYVVAGTVTGAIKFFEISTNKLKKELQTGDSAIKWVGVCPASPARVAALACNGALALFYVDELDWDTDGVIEEENEEPLNNNDATNTIIQPKLGPFISARWANTDELIITHTAKEIIIYKTNGQVHHFIDNLYRNSDMLCCVLCSFDKHAIVATAGVSSYALDVIDLKTKTRHSFAESGLVLDILVVSDNKIITLKEREISEFECKMSTYIMQTCTTCKGRVIITAQSIKPNMSFLSMAVNKSGTLLFVSTDDSRVLCIDLKTSAHIFDLENRRGNVVTMAMSEFLMDDFEPGSDVLLTGTGTIENSLKVWFLDPSFVSQNAHKNAKVRLTTKFDASFIATLSPHTPTQANSSPHSTHTTPQRHQSFASAKEVKKILKSTMSLDRHMLKPLNLKGICNGNEGQGQPLLAVVDDKNNIQVMRGRKILTEISTDIEQIITTVKISPCNQHVIYGLQSGIVRKFSLRTKENITIMDVYSAVKYLNFVNPDVLIVAGKNRCIMAYRLMENGDWKPEMLQRGNCNLGSQELLNNWQGVKKKQVDQISNSSSEMSMTSRTIVDNKVFKPSNLVDCYWLKDIGLITIESNATIKLWDEDLKLSSVLNGKQADVNIRCSAFEKDVLVICDDRNLAFQTFELKKRDHVSLRVIQESQLNNRIICCALTEDGNILAMGLDSGDVAIWNVPLKRQVRLLKHHKSKVQWCGFSPSPTRTADDGPPLVLLTVGADVVWWNVTYLIRSKPSRAWKGNWNVVTPIASPLEPKTGLTPTDTNSNTHFFFGDSPLDPHYHWKLHWKRKTCKEGSKRKEILACIKLYGMYAKCIRHDEKFCCFVTVDNTGHVHIMTLMDSQAP from the exons ATGGATATTAGAAATCGCATGTTATTGCAACAACATCAGCAGTTAATTGTGAATGATCTGGACGTGAGATACATACTAGACGAATTGTTTAGTAAGCAAGCTATCTCTCATAAGGATTTCGATCACATTTATCAATTG AATGATAGAGCCGACAGGGTCcgttttctaataaaaacgATCCTACAAAATGGCAACAACAGTGCATTTGATGCCTTCGTAGACAGCTTGGCGAAGGACTACAATTGGATATGGAAGAAGTTCGCGCTGGCTGACAGTAAAGCGATGATTGAAGACAGCTTCGAGGATAGCATCAGTAGGGGAGATGTGCCGAGGCTGCCCGACCATTTCGTTAGACGGATTGCTGTG GAGGAAGATGTAGCGAATAAATTGAAAGCGCTAACTCGTCACAAAATCCTGGCGCTCCATGGCATGTCTGGTTCAGGCAAGACATGTGTCGCCATCAGTGTGCTGCGGAACAATCCAGAACTAGTCACCGATGACTTCAATGGCGTCGTGTTTTGGCGCAATCTCGGCAATTGTAAGACTGAAGATGATATCATCGCTCAACAGAATAA GTTATACCGAAAAGCATCAATACTATGCAATCAATCGAACAATTCTTTCATGAATTCTTCAATATCGATGTCTAGTATCGGTTCCAACGCAGACTCAATATCTAGTACAGACTGGACGTGCCAAGAACTAAAAGATAGATTACGAGCTATGTTCTCAGACCCGGCTTTAAAGAAAGCGCTATTGGTGCTCGATGAAGTGAATGAAAAGAAATGTTTGGAAGCATTTGATGTCGGGTGTAAGATTTTGGTCACTACACGGGATACAGATGTGATATCTACGTTTCATCCGCAGATTGTTAGA atAGAAAACCATTTCACCGAAGAAGAATCTCTGTCTCTCATATCATCATGTATAGATATACCAGAATCAAAGCTTCCCAGACAAGCGAAACGATTGCACGAGATATGCAAAGGCAGTCCGTTCCATATTGCACTAATTGGTGCTGAATTAGCGGAAAATAAGGAGAGATTGGTCCACGATACAAGGCATtggaattattatttgaacaaGCTGGAGAAGAAGGAGTATTTTTT tttatcaaaacaaaacGGCAATCCGATGAAACCAATAGAAATGTGCATCAATTCCCTCAAACCAGATATTTTACCACTGTTCAAAATGCTCTCAATCTTACCGGACAATGCCAAAGTATCGGCAAAGGTGCTCAGTAAATTGTGGAATAAGGATATAAGCAAAGTTGAAAGTATTATGAAACAGCTACGAAGCAAATCCTTAATAATCGAATTCTATGACCAAGAACAAAGGAATTATATATATGAAGTGCATGACTTAATCATGAACTACTTGAAAACTACAGTCACGGAAGACGAAGTGAGAAGATTGCATAGAGACTTCCTAAAGAGTTACAAATACGATGCGGATAATGCTCCCGAAGAAATAGAAGACGATGGTTATATAGCTTTTTATATCGgttatcatttatttcatacGCAAAATTTGAACAAACTATGGAGTTTGTTCGGTAAACTGTTTTTGGATCTCAAGTTCCTGGGCAATAAAGTGAGATTGACCGGACCGGCCGATGTTATATTGGATTTGCGGAAATATGAAGATCATATAGTTGATGGG GAATTAGACAGAGAACTACTATACAGCATCCGTTTGTACCTCAGCACACACGGAACGGATCTATACCGCTCGCCCAGCACAGATGTAGTGCAAAGTATTCTACAACATGAGAGTAAAGGCATATTGTACACTAAAGCTTCGTCTGTTGCACAACAGGGCTGCGATATGAATGAAGTTTATTTTGAATTCTT ACACGAGCAAAATgttgaagaaataaaacacacgACGATAGACGCCAAAGAAATAATTACGACGGTGTGCTTTCTGAGGAATTACGTCGTAGCGGGTACTGTCACTGGCGCTATAAAG TTCTTCGAAATATCAACAAACAAGCTCAAAAAGGAGCTCCAAACCGGCGACTCCGCGATCAAGTGGGTGGGCGTGTGCCCCGCGAGCCCCGCACGTGTGGCCGCGCTCGCCTGTAACGGGGCTCTTGCGTTATTTTATGTAGACGAGCTTGATTGGGATACAGACGGAGTTATTGAAGAAG AAAACGAAGAACCGTTAAACAACAACGACGCGACAAACACAATAATACAACCAAAACTGGGGCCGTTTATATCCGCTCGCTGGGCAAACACAGACGAACTGATCATCACGCACACAGCCAAAGAGATCATAATATACAAGACGAATGGACAAGTGCACCATTTTATAGACAATTTGTATAGGAACAGTGATATGTTGTGTTGTGTGTTGTGTAGCTTCGATAAGCACGCGATAGTTGCGACTGCGGGCGTGAGTTCGTACGCGTTGGATGTTATCGACTTGAAGACGAAGACGAGACATAGTTTTGCAGAGAGCGGTTTAGTTTTGGATATATTGGTTGTTTCTG ataacaaaataataacgttAAAAGAAAGGGAAATATCGGAATTTGAGTGTAAAATGAGTACCTATATAATGCAAACATGCACAACATGTAAGGGCAGGGTTATAATAACAGCTCAAAGTATAAAGCCTAACATGTCCTTTCTGTCTATGGCTGTGAACAAATCCGGTACTTTGTTGTTTGTATCTACTGATGATAGTCGAGTACTGTGCATTGATCTCAAGACGTCAGCTCATATATTTGATTTGGAAAATCGGAGAGG GAATGTAGTAACAATGGCGATGAGTGAGTTCCTCATGGACGACTTCGAACCTGGTTCCGATGTATTATTAACAGGCACAGGCACTATTGAGAACTCTTTGAAAGTTTGGTTCTTAGACCCGTCGTTTGTGTCGCAGAATGCTCATAAGAATGC GAAGGTCCGTCTAACAACGAAATTCGACGCGAGTTTCATAGCAACACTATCACCACACACACCCACACAAGCGAACAGTTCCCCACACAGCACGCACACAACCCCACAAAGACACCAATCATTCGCCAGTGCTAAGGAAGTtaagaaaatactaaaaagcACTATGAGTCTAGATAGGCATATGCTGAAACCGCTCAATTTGAAGGGAATTTGTAATGGGAATGAAGGTCAGGGACAACCGTTGCTAGCGGTGGTCGatgataagaataatataCAG GTGATGCGTGGTCGAAAAATATTAACGGAAATATCAACAGACATCGAACAAATCATAACAACAGTAAAAATATCGCCTTGCAACCAGCACGTTATATACGGCTTACAATCCGGCATTGTTCGGAAATTCTCTCTACGTACTAAAGAGAATATCACTATAATGGATGTGTATAGTGctgtgaaatatttaaatttcgtGAATCCTGATGTTTTAATAGTGGCGGGAAAGAATAGATGCATTATGGCGTATAGGTTGATGGAAAACGGTGATTGGAAACCGGAGATGTTGCAGAGGGGAAATTGTAATTTGGGCTCGCAGGAGTTGCTTAATAATTGGCAGG GCGTAAAGAAAAAGCAGGTCGACCAAATCTCAAACTCGAGCAGCGAAATGAGTATGACGTCACGAACAATCGTAGATAATAAAGTTTTCAAGCCAAGTAACCTCGTAGACTGCTATTGGTTGAAGGATATAGGTTTAATTACCATCGAGTCAAATGCGACCATAAAGCTATGGGATGAAGATCTAAAATTGTCCAGCGTGTTAAATGGAAAGCAAGCAGATGTTAATATACGGTGCTCCGCGTTTGAAAAGGATGTGCTTGTTATATGCGATGACCGTAATTTGGCTTTTCag ACGTTTGAATTAAAGAAACGAGATCATGTATCGTTACGAGTAATACAAGAGAGTCAACTCAACAACAGGATTATTTGCTGCGCGCTCACTGAAGATGGGAATATTTTAGCTATGGGACTCGATTCGGGAGATGTCGCG ATATGGAACGTGCCGCTAAAACGGCAAGTGCGTCTGCTGAAGCACCACAAGAGCAAGGTGCAATGGTGCGGCTTCTCGCCGTCACCAACGCGCACAGCGGACGACGGGCCGCCGCTGGTGCTGCTGACGGTGGGCGCCGACGTCGTGTGGTGGAACGTCACCTATCTGATACGGAGCAAGCCGAGCCGGGCCTGGAA GGGTAACTGGAACGTAGTGACACCGATAGCAAGCCCACTGGAACCTAAAACTGGCCTCACGCCGACCGACACCAACTCGAACACGCACTTCTTCTTCGGCGACAGTCCACTGGACCCGCACTATCACTGGAAACTGCACTGGAAGCGGAAGAC ATGCAAAGAAGGATCGAAAAGGAAAGAGATACTCGCGTGCATAAAGCTCTACGGTATGTACGCAAAATGTATCCGCCATGATGAAAAATTCTGCTGTTTTGTAACCGTTGATAACACTGGTCATGTTCATATAATGACGCTCATGGACTCACAAGCACCTTAa
- the LOC123697010 gene encoding uncharacterized protein LOC123697010, with amino-acid sequence MSKLCVLGCSREERKKLHVFPNPDKYPDKFKTWTEIVNKHTSTVLNRDYRKLRICDRHFTEADKNRNNRLSHSAVPSLFLPTSCPSTQLPNESLEDPKILDNEKIEQITNSDETPKSSMIVEHDYCFSTKQDLVLQKTTKTPSIITPTFKKKIYQTTLKNLRREVHRLRKENYTLMLRLKNAEELLYTYKEDKGVQTINDTSELDHMKPLKKKHCFIMTEEGVLHSVPHYA; translated from the exons atgtcaAAACTTTGTGTATTAGGTTGCTCCCGAGAAGAAC GTAAAAAGCTTCATGTTTTTCCAAATCCTGATAAATATCCAGACAAGTTTAAGACTTGGACTGAAATAGTGAATAAACATACTAGTACTGTTTTAAATCGAGATTACCGAAAATTAAGGATATGTGATAGACATTTTACTGAAGCGGATAAAAATCGAAATAACCGGCTTAGTCATTCTGCAGTACCTTCTTTGTTTTTGCCCA ccAGTTGCCCTTCCACACAGTTGCCGAATGAAAGCCTTGAAGATCCAAAAATATTGGACAATGAAAAAATTGAACAAATAACAAATTCTGATGAAACACCAAAGAGTAGCATGATAGTGGAAcatgattattgtttttctaCAAAACAAGATCTTGTATTGCAAAAAA CCACAAAAACACCTTCAATCATTAcacctacatttaaaaagaaaatctatCAAACAACACTGAAAAATCTTCGTCGAGAAGTACATCGGCTAAGGAAGGAAAACTATACACTAATGTTACGTTTAAAAAACGCTGAAGagttattatatacatataaagagGATAAAGGAGTTCAAACCATAAATGATACGAGTGAGTTAGATCACATGAAACCCCTGAAgaaaaaacattgttttattatgaCAGAGGAAGGAGTTTTACATTCAGTGCCTCACTATGCTTGA
- the LOC123697003 gene encoding cell division cycle protein 20 homolog, giving the protein MAQFNYLNEINSLATIDGPITRGPVQRWAKKSGNENINPALSASFKNNTNVNLSSCNQSMQKLSISANQSCNNSVLSSNKTPTRSENRKNKKSPSKNKSPGRSTTPTPNKASKTPNKADRFIPSRSNSNYDLCHYMLNRDEEKNKEIAQSTTVENISRALNDTEPGKLLQYGCKAPAPPEGYQNRLRVVYSQAKVPSSVKNTTRYIPQLPDRILDAPDIIDDYYLNLVDWSASNILAVALNNAVYLWNAGTGQIEELLTLEGSNTVSSVAWVQGGGSHLAVGTSSSTVELWDCEKMKKLRIMDGHTGRVSSLAWNLYVVSSGARDGKIVHHDVRQRKHDVASIRAHFFEVCGLKWSPDGKYLASGGNDNLLNIWPIEQGQHYSQPQYLYSFNQHQAAVKGLAWCPWNSGLLASGGGTADRTLRIWNVKTGTNLATVDTKSQVCSVVWSTHYKELVTGHGYAHNQLVLWRYPTLARVAELDGHVARVLHLALSPDGTTVLSAGADETLRLWKCFMLDPSKKKEATESKAAKSLLNMNSLIR; this is encoded by the exons ATGGCTCAGTTTAATTATctcaatgaaataaatagcTTAGCAACAATTGACGGCCCTATTACTCGTGGACCAGTCCAACGATGGGCAAAGAAATCGGGAAACGAAAACATCAACCCCGCACTGAGTGCTTCGTTCAAGAACAATACGAACGTGAACTTAAGTTCATGCAACCAATCGATGCAGAAATTATCCATTTCTGCTAATCAAAGCTGCAATAATAGTGTCCTTTCAAGCAATAAAACGCCAACAAGGAGTGAAAATAGAAAGAATAAGAAGTCCCCTTCAAAAAACAAGTCACCAG GCCGATCCACCACACCTACACCTAATAAAGCATCAAAAACACCCAACAAAGCAGATAGATTTATACCATCCAGAAGTAATTCGAACTATGATCTATGCCACTATATG CTGAATCGCGATGAAGAGAAAAATAAGGAAATTGCTCAATCTACAACTGTGGAGAACATTAGCCGAGCACTAAATGACACAGAGCCTGGCAAACTGCTGCAGTATGGATGCAAAGCCCCAGCTCCCCCCGAAGGCTACCAAAACAGACTACGAGTTGTCTACTCACAg GCGAAGGTTCCATCATCAGTAAAAAATACAACTAGATATATCCCTCAACTTCCAGACAGGATACTTGATGCCCCTGATATTATTGATGATTatt ATTTAAACCTGGTTGACTGGAGTGCATCAAATATCTTAGCTGTGGCTCTAAACAATGCGGTATATCTATGGAATGCCGGTACTGGACAAATTGAGGAATTGTTAACATTGGAAGGCTCGAATACTGTATCATCGGTAGCGTGGGTACAAGGCGGTGGATCACATTTGGCTGTCGGCACTTCGTCTTCCACAGTTGAGCTGTGGGATTGTGAGAAAATGAAGAAGTTGAGG ATAATGGACGGACACACAGGGCGCGTGTCGTCACTAGCGTGGAACTTGTATGTGGTGTCGAGCGGAGCTCGGGATGGCAAGATTGTGCACCACGACGTGAGGCAGCGGAAACATGATGTTGCTTCGATACGGGCTCACTTCTTTGAG GTGTGTGGTCTGAAATGGTCTCCCGATGGTAAATATCTGGCGTCAGGTGGTAATGACAATCTCCTGAACATCTGGCCTATTGAACAAGGACAGCACTACTCTCAACCGCAGTATTTGTACTCATTCAA CCAACACCAAGCAGCAGTGAAGGGTCTGGCGTGGTGTCCGTGGAACAGCGGTCTTCTGGCGTCCGGCGGTGGAACGGCTGACCGTACATTGCGTATTTGGAATGTTAAGACTGGAACGAATCTAGCCACGGTTGATACTAAATCGCAG GTGTGCTCGGTGGTGTGGAGCACGCACTACAAGGAGCTGGTGACGGGGCACGGCTACGCGCACAACCAGCTGGTGCTGTGGCGCTACCCGACCCTCGCGCGCGTGGCCGAGCTGGACGGGCACGTGGCGCGCGTGCTGCACCTGGCGCTGTCGCCCGACGGCACCACCGTGCTCTCCGCCGGCGCCGACGAGACGCTGCG ATTGTGGAAGTGCTTCATGCTGGATCCTTCAAAGAAGAAAGAAGCGACAGAATCGAAAGCTGCGAAATCGCTGCTCAATATGAACTCGTTGATTAGATAA